The following coding sequences lie in one Microbacterium sp. XT11 genomic window:
- a CDS encoding acylphosphatase: MPAQLISITGVVQGVGFRWFTRDAAEAHGVTGWVRNRRDGSVEAELHGTAEDLAAVVRMLRTGPPHADVASLTVVDMAVPSSPPDRFEVRSTV, encoded by the coding sequence ATGCCCGCACAGCTGATCAGCATCACCGGTGTCGTTCAGGGTGTGGGCTTCCGATGGTTCACGCGCGACGCCGCCGAGGCACACGGCGTCACGGGATGGGTGCGGAACCGGCGTGACGGAAGCGTCGAAGCCGAGCTCCACGGCACAGCCGAAGACCTCGCCGCCGTGGTGCGGATGCTGCGGACGGGACCCCCGCATGCCGACGTGGCATCGCTCACCGTCGTCGACATGGCCGTTCCCTCGTCGCCACCGGACAGGTTCGAAGTGCGCTCGACCGTATGA
- a CDS encoding DEAD/DEAH box helicase has product MTEEDAAPTDSPSTPGFEELGITGAVLKAIKDLGYESPSPIQAATIPTLLSGRDVVGMAQTGTGKTAAFALPVLERLDLSQKTPQALVLAPTRELALQVCEAFEAYAARMKGVHVLPVYGGQGYGVQLSALRRGVHVIVGTPGRIMDHLAKGTLDLSELQYLVLDEADEMLKMGFAEDVEQILAQTPTEKQVALFSATMPPQIRRLAQQYLRDPEEITIKSKTATNTNITQRYLVVSYAQKVDALTRILEVENFDGMIVFVRTKNETETLAEKLRARGYSAAAINGDVPQVQRERSVNQLKDGKLDILVATDVAARGLDVERISHVVNFDIPTDTESYVHRIGRTGRAGRTGDAISFITPRERYLLKHIEKATRQQPTQMQLPSTEDVNMTRLARFDDAITTALAETERIEKFRDIIAHYVRHHDVPEADVAAALAVVAQGDTPLLLDPADDPLSKAVAYDNRPQQERAAREPREPRSERRGRGDYAAYRIEVGRRHRVEPRQIVGALANEGGLGRDDFGAITIRPDFSIVELPANLDPAVLHKLRDTRISGRLIEIAPDRGARGGARRDGERHDRRGRPSHGDRAPRTDGDRFRRDEPPRRDDRAGKPFRKPRHKG; this is encoded by the coding sequence GTGACTGAAGAAGACGCTGCACCCACCGACTCCCCCTCGACACCCGGATTCGAGGAGCTCGGAATCACCGGAGCCGTCCTCAAGGCCATCAAGGATCTGGGCTACGAGTCCCCCTCGCCGATTCAGGCCGCCACGATCCCCACTCTCCTCTCGGGGCGCGACGTGGTCGGCATGGCCCAGACGGGAACCGGCAAGACGGCGGCCTTCGCGCTGCCGGTGCTGGAGCGGCTCGATCTGTCGCAGAAGACGCCTCAGGCGCTCGTGCTGGCACCCACCCGCGAGCTCGCCCTGCAGGTGTGCGAGGCCTTCGAGGCGTACGCAGCCCGTATGAAGGGCGTCCACGTCCTGCCGGTGTACGGCGGGCAAGGGTACGGTGTGCAGCTGTCGGCCCTGCGTCGCGGCGTGCACGTGATCGTCGGCACCCCCGGTCGCATCATGGACCACCTCGCCAAGGGCACGCTCGACCTCTCCGAGCTGCAGTACCTCGTGCTCGACGAGGCAGACGAGATGCTGAAGATGGGCTTCGCTGAAGACGTCGAGCAGATCCTCGCGCAGACGCCGACCGAGAAGCAGGTCGCCCTGTTCTCCGCGACCATGCCGCCGCAGATCCGGCGCCTCGCGCAGCAGTACCTGCGCGATCCCGAAGAGATCACCATCAAGTCCAAGACCGCCACGAACACGAACATCACCCAGCGCTACCTCGTCGTGTCGTACGCGCAGAAGGTCGATGCGCTCACCCGGATCCTCGAGGTGGAGAACTTCGACGGGATGATCGTGTTCGTCCGCACCAAGAACGAGACGGAGACGCTCGCCGAGAAGCTGCGCGCCCGCGGCTACTCGGCCGCCGCGATCAACGGCGACGTGCCGCAGGTGCAGCGCGAGCGCAGCGTGAACCAGCTCAAGGACGGCAAGCTCGACATCCTCGTCGCCACCGACGTGGCGGCCCGTGGCCTCGACGTCGAGCGCATCAGCCACGTCGTGAACTTCGACATCCCCACCGACACCGAGTCGTACGTGCACCGCATCGGCCGCACAGGCCGCGCCGGCCGCACGGGTGACGCGATCAGCTTCATCACGCCGCGCGAGCGCTACCTGCTCAAGCACATCGAGAAGGCCACGCGTCAGCAGCCCACGCAGATGCAGCTGCCGAGCACGGAGGACGTCAACATGACGCGGCTCGCGCGCTTCGATGACGCCATCACGACGGCGCTGGCGGAGACCGAGCGCATCGAGAAGTTCCGCGACATCATCGCGCATTACGTGCGCCATCACGACGTGCCGGAGGCCGACGTCGCCGCAGCGCTCGCGGTCGTCGCCCAGGGCGATACGCCGCTGCTTCTCGACCCCGCCGACGACCCGCTGTCCAAGGCGGTCGCGTACGACAACCGTCCCCAGCAGGAGCGTGCGGCGCGCGAGCCCCGCGAGCCGAGGTCCGAGCGACGCGGGCGCGGTGACTACGCGGCGTATCGCATCGAGGTCGGGCGGCGCCACCGCGTCGAGCCGCGGCAGATCGTCGGCGCACTCGCGAACGAAGGCGGTCTCGGCCGCGACGACTTCGGTGCCATCACCATCCGACCCGACTTCTCCATCGTCGAGCTGCCGGCCAATCTCGACCCCGCGGTGCTGCACAAGCTCCGCGACACGCGGATCTCCGGTCGTCTCATCGAGATCGCCCCCGACCGCGGCGCACGTGGCGGCGCACGCCGAGACGGAGAGCGTCACGATCGACGGGGTCGGCCATCGCACGGAGACCGTGCGCCGCGCACCGACGGCGATCGATTCCGGCGGGACGAACCTCCCCGACGCGACGATCGTGCGGGGAAGCCGTTCCGCAAGCCCCGGCACAAGGGCTGA
- a CDS encoding long-chain-fatty-acid--CoA ligase produces the protein MTTYDPPRPWISSYAEGVPEDLAPVEGSLIDIVAASAKDYPDAPALQFFGRETSYAQLQESIDRAAAGLRDLGVRAGDPVAIVLPNCPQHIIAFYAVLRLGAVVVEHNPLYTPRELRKQFEDHGATHAIVWNKVVATVQDFPSDLAVTNLISVDVTRAMPFLTRVALRLPVAKARESRAALTESVRGTVTWESLVGSAPIPASHPRPSTDDLAIIQYTSGTTGTPKGASLTHRNLLANAAQARAWVPSIQRGKGCVVYAVLPMFHAYGLTLCLTFAMSMGARLVLFPKFDPDLVLDVVKKHPATFLPLVPPIAERLLSAATRTGVSLDGIEVAISGAMALPHELVVPFEKATRGYLVEGYGLSECSPVLMANPVADNRVPGTVGLPLPGTECRVVDPENPAEDVPAGSAGELLVRGPQVFSGYYGKPEETEAVFVDGWFRTGDIVTIDDGGFVRIVDRIKELIITGGFNVAPTEVENALRQHPDVSDAAVVGLPSDHSGEEVVAAIVVDGSRDVDVESIREFARGILTPYKVPRRVFVVDELPKSLIGKVLRRQVKEKLLALTSGS, from the coding sequence ATGACGACCTACGACCCTCCTCGTCCCTGGATCTCGAGCTACGCCGAGGGCGTCCCCGAGGATCTGGCTCCCGTGGAGGGCTCACTGATCGACATCGTCGCGGCGTCGGCGAAGGACTACCCGGATGCTCCCGCGCTGCAGTTCTTCGGGCGCGAGACGTCGTACGCGCAGCTCCAGGAGTCGATCGACCGCGCGGCGGCCGGGCTCCGGGACCTCGGCGTGCGGGCGGGAGATCCTGTCGCGATCGTCCTGCCGAACTGCCCTCAGCACATCATCGCGTTCTACGCGGTGCTCCGCCTCGGCGCCGTGGTGGTCGAGCACAACCCGCTGTACACGCCGCGCGAGCTGCGCAAACAGTTCGAGGACCACGGAGCGACGCACGCGATCGTGTGGAACAAGGTCGTCGCCACGGTGCAGGACTTCCCCTCCGACCTCGCCGTCACGAACCTGATCTCGGTCGATGTGACGAGGGCGATGCCTTTCCTCACGCGTGTCGCGCTCCGCCTCCCTGTGGCCAAGGCCAGGGAGTCGCGCGCCGCGCTCACCGAGAGTGTGCGCGGAACGGTGACATGGGAGTCCCTCGTCGGCTCCGCGCCGATCCCGGCATCCCACCCGAGGCCCAGCACCGACGACCTTGCGATCATCCAGTACACGTCGGGCACGACGGGCACTCCGAAGGGAGCGTCACTGACGCACCGGAACCTGCTCGCCAACGCCGCGCAGGCGCGCGCGTGGGTGCCCTCGATCCAGCGAGGCAAGGGCTGCGTCGTGTACGCCGTCCTGCCGATGTTCCACGCATACGGTCTGACGCTCTGCCTGACATTCGCGATGTCGATGGGAGCGCGCCTCGTGCTCTTCCCGAAGTTCGACCCGGACCTCGTGCTCGACGTCGTGAAGAAGCACCCGGCGACGTTCCTCCCGCTCGTGCCGCCCATCGCCGAGCGACTGCTCTCGGCCGCCACGCGCACCGGCGTCTCCCTCGACGGCATCGAGGTGGCCATCTCCGGCGCCATGGCGCTTCCGCACGAGCTCGTCGTTCCGTTCGAGAAGGCGACCCGCGGCTACCTCGTGGAGGGTTACGGCCTCAGCGAGTGCTCCCCCGTGCTGATGGCGAACCCCGTTGCGGACAACCGCGTCCCCGGCACCGTCGGCCTGCCGTTGCCCGGGACCGAGTGCCGCGTCGTTGATCCAGAGAACCCTGCCGAGGACGTCCCTGCCGGGTCGGCGGGCGAGCTCCTCGTGCGCGGCCCGCAGGTCTTCTCCGGCTACTACGGCAAACCGGAGGAGACGGAGGCGGTGTTCGTCGACGGATGGTTCCGCACCGGCGACATCGTCACGATCGACGACGGCGGGTTCGTGCGCATCGTCGACCGCATCAAGGAGCTCATCATCACGGGCGGCTTCAACGTCGCGCCGACCGAGGTCGAGAACGCGCTGCGCCAGCATCCGGACGTCTCGGACGCGGCCGTCGTCGGGCTTCCGAGCGACCACTCGGGCGAGGAGGTCGTCGCTGCGATCGTCGTCGACGGCTCTCGCGACGTGGACGTCGAGTCGATCCGAGAGTTCGCGCGCGGCATCCTCACGCCATACAAGGTGCCGCGACGAGTCTTCGTCGTCGACGAGCTGCCGAAATCGCTCATCGGCAAGGTTCTCCGACGTCAGGTCAAGGAGAAGCTGCTCGCTCTGACAAGTGGTTCCTGA
- the gatC gene encoding Asp-tRNA(Asn)/Glu-tRNA(Gln) amidotransferase subunit GatC gives MSEITPDLVRHLGVLARIQLNDDEVSRLTGQLDAIVDNIAKVSEVATADVVATSHPIPLSNVFRPDVVGQTLTHEQVLQNAPDQADGRFRVTAILGEEQ, from the coding sequence GTGTCTGAAATCACCCCTGATCTTGTGCGCCATCTCGGCGTGCTCGCGCGCATCCAGCTGAACGATGACGAGGTGTCGCGGCTCACCGGCCAGCTCGACGCCATCGTCGACAACATCGCGAAGGTGTCGGAGGTGGCGACCGCCGATGTCGTCGCGACGAGCCACCCGATCCCGCTGAGCAACGTCTTCCGCCCCGACGTGGTCGGGCAGACGCTCACGCACGAGCAGGTGCTGCAGAACGCCCCGGACCAGGCGGACGGCCGGTTCCGCGTCACCGCGATCCTGGGAGAAGAGCAGTGA
- the gatA gene encoding Asp-tRNA(Asn)/Glu-tRNA(Gln) amidotransferase subunit GatA gives MSDIIRLTAAELADKLTSREISSVEATQAHLDRIAEVDGDVHAFLHVNEGALAAAADIDARRAAGEQLGPIAGVPLAIKDVLVTTDQPTTSGSRILEGYRSPYDATVVARSREAGLVPLGKTNMDEFAMGSSTEHSAYGPTRNPWDLDRIPGGSGGGSAAAVAAFEAPLALGSDTGGSIRQPAHVTGTVGVKPTYGGVSRYGAIALASSLDQVGPVTRTVLDAGLLHDVIGGHDPKDSTSLTDAWPSFAEAAREGARGDVLKGLKVGVIRELPDSGFQPGVAASFRSALALMEAQGAEIVEIGAPHFEYGVAAYYLILPAEASSNLAKFDSVRFGLRVTPDGNPTVEDVMSATRDAGFGDEVKRRIILGTYALSAGYYDAYYGSAQKVRTLIQQDFANAFAEVDVIATPSAPTTAFKLGEKLDDPLQMYLNDITTIPVNLAGVPGISIPSGLADEDGLPVGIQFIAPARQDARLYRVGAALEAVLIDSWGAPLLSRAPRLLSERSETKHAGGTR, from the coding sequence GTGAGTGACATCATCAGGCTGACCGCGGCGGAGCTCGCCGACAAGCTCACGTCGCGCGAGATCTCGAGCGTCGAGGCCACTCAGGCGCACCTCGACCGCATCGCAGAGGTCGACGGTGACGTCCACGCCTTCCTGCACGTGAACGAGGGCGCCCTGGCGGCTGCCGCCGACATCGACGCGCGCCGTGCGGCGGGGGAGCAGCTCGGCCCGATCGCCGGCGTGCCGCTGGCCATCAAAGACGTACTGGTCACCACCGATCAGCCGACCACCAGCGGCTCACGCATCCTCGAGGGCTACCGTTCGCCCTACGACGCGACTGTTGTCGCCCGATCCCGTGAGGCCGGTCTGGTGCCTCTCGGCAAGACCAACATGGACGAGTTCGCGATGGGTTCGTCGACCGAGCACTCCGCGTACGGCCCGACCCGTAACCCATGGGACCTCGACCGCATCCCCGGCGGCTCCGGCGGTGGGTCGGCCGCTGCCGTGGCGGCCTTCGAGGCCCCGCTCGCGCTCGGGTCCGATACGGGTGGCTCGATCCGCCAGCCGGCGCACGTCACGGGAACGGTGGGCGTCAAGCCGACCTACGGAGGCGTGAGCCGGTACGGGGCGATCGCTCTCGCCTCGAGCCTCGACCAGGTCGGTCCGGTGACCCGTACCGTGCTCGATGCAGGTCTGCTGCACGATGTCATCGGCGGACACGATCCGAAGGACTCCACCTCGCTGACCGACGCGTGGCCGTCGTTCGCCGAGGCAGCCCGTGAGGGCGCCCGCGGCGACGTGCTCAAGGGGCTCAAGGTCGGCGTGATCCGAGAGCTCCCCGACAGCGGCTTCCAGCCCGGTGTCGCCGCGTCGTTCCGCAGCGCGCTCGCGCTGATGGAGGCGCAGGGCGCGGAGATCGTCGAGATCGGCGCTCCGCACTTCGAGTACGGCGTGGCCGCGTACTACCTGATCCTCCCCGCAGAGGCGTCGAGCAACCTCGCGAAGTTCGATTCCGTGCGCTTCGGCCTGCGCGTCACGCCCGACGGCAACCCCACGGTCGAGGACGTCATGTCGGCGACGCGCGATGCGGGCTTCGGCGACGAGGTGAAGCGCCGCATCATCCTCGGCACGTACGCTCTCTCGGCGGGCTACTACGACGCGTACTACGGCAGCGCGCAGAAGGTCCGCACGCTGATCCAGCAGGACTTCGCGAACGCCTTCGCCGAGGTCGACGTGATCGCGACGCCGTCCGCGCCCACGACCGCGTTCAAGCTCGGCGAGAAGCTCGACGATCCGCTGCAGATGTACCTCAACGACATCACGACGATCCCGGTGAACCTCGCCGGCGTCCCCGGCATCTCGATTCCGAGCGGACTCGCCGACGAGGACGGGCTTCCCGTCGGCATCCAGTTCATCGCTCCGGCGCGACAGGACGCCCGTCTGTACAGGGTCGGCGCGGCTCTCGAGGCCGTGCTCATCGACTCGTGGGGTGCGCCGCTGCTCTCGAGAGCGCCGCGGTTGCTGAGCGAGCGAAGCGAGACGAAGCACGCAGGAGGGACCCGCTGA
- the gatB gene encoding Asp-tRNA(Asn)/Glu-tRNA(Gln) amidotransferase subunit GatB, producing MAAAKLMDFDKALELFEPVLGFEVHVELNTNTKMFSDAPNPANEAYHDAAPNTLIAPVDLGLPGSLPVVNETAVRSSISLGLALGCSIAESSRFARKNYFYPDLGKNYQISQYDEPIAFEGSVEVELEDGTLVQIPIERAHMEEDAGKLTHMGGATGRIQGAEYSLVDYNRAGVPLVEIVTKTIFGTEHRAPEVAKAYVAAIRDIVRGLGISEARLERGNLRCDANVSLRRRGEEKLGTRTETKNVNSMRSVERAVRYEIQRQAQILADGGTIVQETRHWHEDTGTTSPGRPKSDADDYRYFPEPDLLPVQPAPELIEELRAALPEQPVARRRRLKAEWGFTDLEFQDVRNGGLLDEVEATIAAGASPAAARKWWTGEITRIANAQEKEAADLVSPENVAALQQLVDAGTLTDKLARQVLEGVIAGEGTPQEVVDARGLAVVSDDGALIAAIDEAFAAQPDVLAKIKDGKVQAAGAVIGAVMKAMKGQADAARVRELILERAAQ from the coding sequence ATGGCCGCCGCAAAGCTCATGGACTTCGACAAGGCGCTCGAGCTCTTCGAGCCCGTGCTGGGGTTCGAGGTGCACGTCGAGCTCAACACGAACACGAAGATGTTCTCGGACGCCCCGAACCCGGCCAACGAGGCCTACCACGACGCAGCGCCCAACACGCTGATCGCTCCGGTCGATCTCGGACTTCCGGGTTCGCTCCCCGTGGTGAACGAGACGGCGGTGCGCTCGTCGATCAGTCTCGGTCTCGCGCTGGGCTGCTCGATCGCCGAGTCCAGCCGGTTCGCGCGGAAGAACTACTTCTACCCCGATCTCGGCAAGAACTACCAGATCTCGCAGTACGACGAGCCGATCGCGTTCGAGGGTTCCGTCGAGGTCGAGCTCGAGGATGGCACGCTCGTGCAGATCCCCATCGAGCGCGCGCACATGGAGGAGGACGCGGGCAAGCTGACCCACATGGGCGGCGCGACGGGGCGCATCCAGGGCGCCGAGTATTCGCTCGTCGACTACAACCGTGCCGGTGTGCCGCTCGTCGAGATCGTGACGAAGACGATCTTCGGCACGGAGCACCGTGCGCCCGAAGTGGCGAAAGCCTATGTCGCCGCGATCCGCGACATCGTCCGCGGCCTCGGCATCTCCGAGGCTCGTCTCGAGCGTGGCAACCTGCGCTGCGACGCCAACGTTTCGCTGCGCCGGCGGGGCGAGGAGAAGCTCGGAACCCGCACCGAGACGAAGAACGTGAACTCGATGCGCTCGGTGGAGCGTGCCGTGCGCTATGAGATCCAGCGGCAGGCGCAGATCCTCGCCGACGGCGGCACCATCGTGCAGGAGACGAGGCACTGGCACGAGGACACCGGCACGACGTCGCCCGGCCGCCCGAAGTCGGATGCCGACGACTACCGCTACTTCCCAGAGCCCGACCTGCTTCCCGTGCAGCCGGCGCCCGAGCTGATCGAGGAGCTCCGAGCCGCCCTGCCCGAGCAGCCCGTCGCTCGTCGCCGACGCCTCAAGGCGGAGTGGGGTTTCACGGACCTGGAGTTCCAGGACGTCCGCAACGGCGGCCTCCTCGACGAGGTCGAGGCGACGATCGCTGCAGGCGCATCGCCTGCCGCGGCACGCAAGTGGTGGACGGGCGAGATCACCCGCATCGCGAACGCGCAGGAGAAGGAAGCGGCAGATCTGGTCAGCCCGGAGAACGTCGCCGCGCTGCAGCAGCTCGTGGACGCGGGGACGCTCACCGACAAGCTGGCACGCCAGGTGCTGGAAGGCGTCATCGCCGGTGAGGGCACTCCGCAGGAGGTCGTCGACGCCCGCGGTCTCGCCGTGGTCTCTGATGACGGCGCGCTCATCGCTGCGATCGACGAGGCGTTCGCCGCACAGCCCGACGTGCTCGCGAAGATCAAGGACGGCAAGGTGCAGGCAGCCGGCGCTGTGATCGGCGCGGTGATGAAGGCGATGAAGGGCCAGGCGGATGCCGCGCGTGTGCGCGAGCTGATCCTGGAGCGTGCCGCACAGTAG
- the dinB gene encoding DNA polymerase IV produces MGHGDGRGRITSSPGADDSGTRILHVDMDAFYAAVEILDDPSLRGLPLIIGAPDGRSVVSSASYEARRYGVRAAMPVSQALRLCPSARIVPPHFPRYQEVSRRVMVIFESFTPLVEPLSVDEAFLDVQGVRRLWGSPGRIAHLVRERVREEVGITCSVGVAATKHVAKMASTLAKPDGMLIVPAADTLDFLAPRPVRAMWGVGPKAAEALESRGIRTIGDIREASSDALDRAVGAALGARIRQLARGEDAREVETTRVEKSVGHEETFDEDITDRVFLRAELLRLADRVAARLRRAEWETATVSIKIRFHDFSTVTRSVTLPESTDVGQRIGEAAQSLFDQLDRRDPVRLVGVRAEKLRPAGGGMIALWDDDADWRRVEGAVDTAAARFGSASITRARHLGRGEGRGAPRHPRAHGIE; encoded by the coding sequence ATGGGACACGGTGACGGACGGGGGCGCATCACCTCGTCGCCCGGTGCCGACGATTCGGGCACGCGCATCCTCCACGTGGATATGGACGCCTTCTATGCGGCGGTGGAGATCCTCGACGATCCGAGTCTGCGCGGGCTGCCGCTCATCATCGGTGCTCCCGACGGGCGTTCGGTGGTCTCGAGCGCCTCGTACGAGGCCCGCCGATACGGTGTGCGCGCGGCGATGCCGGTGTCGCAGGCGCTGCGGCTGTGCCCGTCTGCGCGTATCGTCCCTCCGCATTTCCCTCGCTACCAGGAGGTCTCGCGGAGGGTGATGGTGATCTTCGAGTCGTTCACCCCGCTCGTCGAGCCGCTCTCCGTCGACGAGGCGTTCCTCGACGTCCAGGGTGTCCGTCGGCTGTGGGGGAGTCCGGGGAGGATCGCCCACCTCGTGCGTGAACGCGTGCGGGAGGAGGTGGGCATCACATGCAGCGTCGGCGTCGCCGCGACCAAACACGTGGCGAAGATGGCCTCGACGCTCGCGAAACCCGACGGGATGCTGATCGTTCCGGCGGCGGACACGCTCGACTTCCTCGCGCCGCGCCCTGTCCGGGCGATGTGGGGCGTGGGGCCGAAGGCGGCAGAGGCCCTCGAGTCGCGTGGCATCCGCACGATCGGCGACATCCGCGAGGCGTCCTCCGACGCGCTCGACCGCGCCGTGGGGGCCGCGCTCGGCGCGCGGATCCGACAGCTCGCTCGTGGGGAAGACGCCAGAGAGGTCGAGACGACTCGCGTCGAGAAGAGCGTCGGCCATGAGGAGACCTTCGATGAGGACATCACCGATCGTGTGTTCCTGCGCGCTGAGCTGCTGAGGCTGGCCGATCGCGTGGCCGCGAGGCTGCGGCGCGCCGAGTGGGAGACGGCCACCGTGTCGATCAAGATCCGCTTCCATGACTTCAGCACCGTGACGCGCTCGGTCACGCTGCCCGAGTCCACCGACGTCGGGCAGCGCATCGGCGAGGCGGCGCAGTCGCTCTTCGATCAGCTCGACCGGCGCGATCCCGTGCGTCTCGTCGGCGTGCGAGCCGAGAAGCTGCGTCCTGCGGGCGGCGGCATGATCGCGCTGTGGGACGACGATGCCGACTGGCGGCGCGTCGAGGGCGCCGTCGACACGGCTGCGGCACGGTTCGGCTCCGCGTCGATCACCCGAGCCAGGCATCTAGGCCGTGGTGAAGGCCGCGGAGCACCTCGACATCCGCGTGCACACGGGATCGAGTGA
- a CDS encoding aminobenzoate synthetase encodes MHSRSDDPVAAALERAAEAIVSDVRALAAANPVVLIDGCSGAGKTSLARRVAHAWPVAGRPQVVALDSIYPGWDGLDAGVERALEWILRPHGRGLIGTWRRWDWERSTEAESHAVDPALGVIIEGSGILTPATAAISDIRVWVDAAESSRKARALARDGDAYRPHWDRWALQERRHIERDAPERLASRIVRIP; translated from the coding sequence GTGCACTCAAGAAGTGACGATCCGGTCGCTGCGGCGCTTGAACGTGCGGCGGAGGCGATCGTCTCCGATGTGCGTGCTCTCGCCGCAGCCAACCCGGTCGTGCTGATCGATGGCTGCAGTGGAGCAGGCAAGACGTCCCTTGCGCGACGCGTCGCACATGCCTGGCCGGTTGCGGGACGACCGCAGGTGGTCGCGCTCGACTCGATCTATCCCGGATGGGACGGGCTGGATGCGGGGGTCGAACGGGCCCTGGAATGGATACTCCGCCCCCATGGCAGAGGACTGATCGGAACCTGGCGCCGCTGGGATTGGGAGCGTTCCACGGAGGCAGAAAGCCACGCCGTGGATCCCGCGCTCGGCGTGATCATCGAGGGAAGCGGCATCCTCACGCCGGCGACGGCGGCGATCTCCGACATACGCGTGTGGGTCGACGCGGCGGAGTCGTCGCGGAAGGCGCGGGCCCTCGCGCGCGATGGCGACGCGTACCGGCCGCACTGGGACCGGTGGGCTCTTCAGGAACGACGCCACATCGAACGCGATGCACCCGAGCGCCTCGCCTCCAGGATCGTCCGGATCCCTTAG
- a CDS encoding DUF2017 family protein, producing the protein MTGQTIVTRISPVEAVHLSGLVADLRELLAENQDGEDAAVERLAPPAYTDDAPAAAEFRAGTRQDLLDRRSHDALIVETALSSLRDEYALLTEHDTFAERELLIPEAEIDAWLRTLTALRLVIAERLGIADDERIGDDERLPVFDWLGYRLELLVTAADELTGA; encoded by the coding sequence ATGACCGGGCAGACCATCGTCACGAGAATATCGCCCGTTGAAGCCGTGCATCTCAGCGGGCTCGTCGCCGACCTCCGGGAACTCCTCGCCGAGAACCAGGACGGTGAGGACGCAGCGGTCGAGCGGCTCGCACCGCCCGCGTACACGGACGACGCGCCTGCTGCCGCCGAGTTCCGAGCCGGGACCCGCCAAGACCTGCTCGACCGCCGCAGTCACGATGCGCTCATCGTGGAAACGGCGCTCTCCTCGCTCCGTGACGAGTACGCGCTGCTCACGGAGCATGACACGTTCGCCGAGCGCGAGCTCCTCATCCCCGAGGCAGAGATCGACGCGTGGTTGCGCACGCTGACTGCGCTGCGCCTCGTGATCGCCGAACGCCTCGGCATCGCGGATGACGAACGCATCGGCGACGACGAACGCCTTCCCGTGTTCGACTGGCTCGGCTACCGCCTCGAGCTGCTGGTGACTGCGGCCGACGAGCTGACGGGAGCCTAA
- the clpS gene encoding ATP-dependent Clp protease adapter ClpS translates to MASPETDETVDLSAAPIEPWQVVVWNDPVNLMSYVVRVFRTYFGYSQEHATRLMLAVHHEGHAVVATGPRETMEVHAQAMHDYGLWATVRRAPA, encoded by the coding sequence CTGGCATCGCCGGAGACCGACGAAACCGTCGATCTCTCCGCCGCCCCGATCGAGCCATGGCAGGTGGTGGTCTGGAACGACCCCGTCAACCTCATGTCGTACGTCGTCCGCGTGTTCCGCACCTACTTCGGCTATTCCCAGGAGCACGCGACCCGGCTGATGCTCGCCGTCCACCACGAGGGACATGCGGTGGTGGCCACCGGCCCCCGCGAGACCATGGAGGTGCACGCCCAGGCGATGCACGACTACGGACTCTGGGCGACGGTCCGAAGGGCGCCGGCATGA
- a CDS encoding metallopeptidase family protein, with protein MQMDAARFESLVIEELDSLPDDMVDGLDNVVFVVEDRPEDGSLDLLGLYDGLALTERGQYGMGELPDRIIVYREPHLAECADEDELRDEIHTTLVHEIAHFYGIDDEQLHELGWA; from the coding sequence ATGCAGATGGACGCCGCACGCTTCGAAAGCCTCGTGATCGAAGAGCTCGACAGTCTGCCCGACGACATGGTCGACGGGCTGGACAACGTCGTCTTCGTCGTGGAGGACCGCCCGGAGGACGGAAGCCTCGATCTGCTCGGGCTGTACGACGGTCTGGCGCTGACGGAGCGGGGCCAGTACGGCATGGGCGAGTTGCCTGATCGCATCATCGTGTACCGCGAACCGCATCTCGCAGAGTGCGCGGACGAAGACGAGCTGCGTGACGAGATCCACACCACGCTCGTGCACGAGATCGCCCACTTCTACGGCATCGACGACGAGCAGCTGCACGAACTGGGGTGGGCGTGA